In the genome of Leptospira noumeaensis, one region contains:
- a CDS encoding CHAT domain-containing protein yields the protein MKLRIIAKYSRDEFTDGECIWEEKQDDLGTVERTTKFSGKVLNEFQKDWAQFVERVLAQNPSKEEFLEKLGKKADNLEQIVFGRTLPFWRNPKLTGSIQLLIDPEFSPIPWEILRTQKGFLFQDENYRRGIRIDTIQKENTNKNNSILLVCNPVKSNLIATVNEECSKLFPILETKLNLRILKDAHLTRVSLLEEIGSVRYLHYAGHTEKKGIPIGANDFLYTKEIAGHSFSNLELVFFNSCHSSFDSIEQTGLTTSFLNAGAKEVIGFLFPVETNLAKSIGIKFWELYIKSKNSHRALGKIRKSLYDGSSKEIITAISLVHFSTEEQKRNTKRPITITIVLFVLFFCIVLLREKKEPIRVENFEVSEPKSFPTKKRKEVSVLPKDPLLERISQLKNSEFRKMALQFLKTKHEFLDDNQKKELLEFILSQKSSEEKMYYEFKTRSGF from the coding sequence ATGAAATTACGAATCATTGCTAAATATTCCAGAGATGAATTTACAGATGGGGAATGCATTTGGGAAGAAAAACAAGATGATTTGGGAACTGTGGAACGAACCACGAAGTTTTCTGGAAAAGTTTTAAATGAATTCCAAAAAGACTGGGCACAGTTTGTAGAAAGGGTACTGGCACAAAATCCTTCCAAAGAAGAATTCCTAGAAAAACTGGGGAAAAAAGCAGATAATTTAGAACAAATTGTATTTGGAAGGACACTCCCTTTTTGGCGAAATCCAAAACTGACTGGTTCCATCCAACTTCTCATTGATCCAGAATTTTCTCCTATCCCTTGGGAAATTCTACGTACACAAAAAGGATTTTTATTCCAAGATGAAAATTATAGGCGTGGGATACGAATTGATACCATCCAAAAAGAAAATACAAACAAAAACAATTCCATTTTACTCGTCTGTAATCCTGTAAAATCAAATCTGATTGCAACAGTCAATGAAGAATGTTCCAAACTATTCCCCATTTTAGAAACAAAATTAAACCTTCGAATTCTGAAAGACGCTCACTTAACAAGAGTCAGTTTACTTGAAGAAATAGGTTCTGTAAGGTATTTACATTATGCGGGCCACACGGAAAAAAAAGGAATCCCAATAGGTGCCAATGATTTTCTTTATACCAAAGAAATAGCCGGACATTCATTTTCTAATTTAGAATTGGTGTTTTTTAATAGTTGTCATTCTTCTTTTGATTCCATCGAACAAACAGGACTTACCACTAGTTTTTTAAATGCCGGAGCAAAAGAAGTCATAGGTTTTTTATTTCCCGTAGAAACAAATTTAGCTAAGTCCATTGGAATCAAATTTTGGGAATTATATATAAAGTCAAAAAACTCCCATCGCGCCTTGGGAAAAATTCGAAAAAGTTTATATGACGGTTCTTCCAAGGAAATCATAACAGCAATTAGTTTAGTCCACTTTTCAACGGAAGAACAAAAACGGAATACCAAAAGGCCAATTACCATAACAATTGTTTTGTTCGTTTTATTTTTTTGTATTGTCTTATTACGAGAGAAGAAAGAACCTATCAGGGTAGAGAATTTTGAGGTTTCCGAACCAAAATCGTTTCCAACAAAAAAACGGAAAGAGGTATCAGTTTTACCGAAGGATCCTCTCCTGGAAAGAATCTCTCAATTAAAAAATTCTGAATTTCGCAAAATGGCTCTGCAGTTTTTAAAAACCAAACACGAATTCCTAGATGATAATCAGAAAAAAGAACTATTAGAGTTCATTTTGTCTCAAAAAAGTTCCGAAGAAAAAATGTATTATGAATTCAAAACAAGGAGTGGCTTTTGA
- a CDS encoding RNA polymerase sigma factor: MSDEIRNLIDSCLLGKGAAWQELIRRFHRLIIGTCAHYVPREEITDTSQQVYLKLTENDYHLLRKFKGDSLPAFIVYLSEISKNISMSQTRSIRRYEYREGISLDLSIDILDERLTQEDVYFAWEEKKEFYDLIENLDDTHKEILILRLKGYKFKEIAEILDVPLGTVLARANRAKEKIKKILTKEIKP, from the coding sequence ATGAGTGATGAGATTCGTAATTTAATCGATAGTTGCCTTCTCGGAAAAGGAGCGGCCTGGCAAGAGCTCATCAGAAGGTTCCATAGACTCATCATTGGTACTTGTGCCCACTATGTTCCTAGAGAAGAAATTACGGACACATCCCAACAAGTGTATCTCAAACTTACGGAAAATGATTACCATCTTCTCAGAAAGTTCAAAGGAGATAGTTTACCTGCATTTATTGTTTATTTAAGTGAAATTTCTAAAAATATAAGTATGTCTCAGACAAGATCCATTCGTCGGTATGAATATCGAGAGGGAATTTCTTTGGATTTGAGCATTGATATTTTGGATGAAAGGTTAACCCAAGAAGATGTATATTTTGCTTGGGAAGAAAAAAAGGAGTTCTACGACCTAATCGAAAATTTAGATGATACTCACAAAGAAATCCTCATCCTACGCCTCAAAGGATACAAATTCAAGGAAATTGCAGAAATCCTCGATGTTCCCCTAGGAACAGTCCTCGCTCGGGCCAATCGAGCCAAAGAAAAGATAAAAAAAATCCTTACAAAGGAAATAAAGCCTTAG
- the ychF gene encoding redox-regulated ATPase YchF, with product MALNCGIVGLPNVGKSTIFNALTKAGAQAANYPFCTIEPNTGVVEVPDERLNRLAEVYKPKRTVPTMIEFVDIAGLVKGASQGEGLGNQFLSHIREVDAICHVVRAFQDENITHVHGKVDPIEDITVINYELILADLDSLEKQQQRVAKTAKTGNKEAGEILSVMDKILDALKKGNRASTVELGDEESKIAKKFNLITIKPVLYVANILDSDVKTSENPLVKTIIDFASKENAPVVVLCGRFEEEISGLEKEDQLAFLEEIGEKESGLSRMIRASYKLLGLITFFTAGVEEVRAWTTHQGSTGPVAASVIHSDFEKGYIRAEVMRYEDIDRTGDGAKVKDEGKLRVEGKEYIVQDGDVIYFRVNA from the coding sequence ATGGCTTTGAATTGTGGAATTGTAGGTCTCCCGAACGTCGGTAAGTCGACTATTTTTAATGCACTCACTAAGGCAGGAGCACAGGCTGCCAACTATCCGTTTTGTACAATTGAACCCAATACGGGAGTTGTGGAAGTACCGGATGAAAGACTGAACCGTTTGGCAGAAGTGTACAAACCAAAACGTACAGTTCCCACTATGATTGAGTTTGTGGACATCGCCGGCCTTGTGAAAGGGGCAAGCCAAGGGGAAGGACTTGGAAACCAATTTTTATCTCATATCCGTGAAGTGGATGCTATCTGTCATGTGGTTCGCGCTTTTCAAGATGAAAACATAACGCATGTTCATGGGAAAGTTGACCCCATCGAAGACATCACTGTAATCAATTACGAATTAATTTTAGCTGATTTGGATAGTTTAGAAAAACAACAACAACGTGTTGCAAAAACTGCCAAAACCGGAAACAAAGAAGCAGGGGAAATTTTATCTGTGATGGATAAAATCCTCGACGCATTAAAAAAAGGTAATCGCGCCTCCACTGTAGAACTGGGTGATGAAGAAAGTAAAATTGCTAAAAAATTCAACCTGATTACCATCAAGCCAGTGTTATATGTTGCTAATATTTTAGATTCTGATGTGAAAACTAGCGAAAATCCTCTTGTCAAAACCATTATCGATTTTGCTTCGAAAGAAAATGCACCTGTTGTCGTGTTATGTGGTCGATTTGAAGAAGAAATTTCTGGATTGGAAAAAGAGGACCAACTTGCCTTTTTAGAAGAAATCGGTGAAAAAGAATCTGGCCTATCTCGAATGATTCGTGCTTCCTACAAACTTCTTGGTCTTATTACTTTTTTTACTGCTGGTGTGGAAGAGGTTCGGGCCTGGACAACACACCAGGGGAGCACGGGGCCTGTGGCCGCCAGTGTCATCCATTCTGATTTTGAAAAGGGTTATATCCGGGCAGAGGTCATGCGTTACGAAGACATCGACCGCACGGGCGACGGAGCCAAAGTCAAGGACGAGGGAAAACTTCGTGTCGAAGGAAAAGAATACATTGTCCAAGATGGGGACGTGATTTACTTCCGAGTGAATGCATAA
- a CDS encoding RluA family pseudouridine synthase, which yields MKYLPKKIQLGANLWTNILFECDEFLLAEKPAGIPIHETKDPNRMDFTRLLATKLGVSELRTANRLDLGTSGIVLLGKSNDKNKEIDDLLKDSEKEYIFLCHGIPEWKEKRFECFIKDGNKEVKIVRSGGKKAITEFRILSTHTKENISFGMAKILTGRRHQIRVMLRELGFPVLGDPVYSFSSETKKEKRMYLHSFRLCFTDFQGKKQWVEAEIPEEFLARVKEPLSIDI from the coding sequence TTGAAGTATCTACCTAAAAAAATCCAACTCGGTGCTAACCTCTGGACTAACATTCTTTTTGAATGTGATGAGTTTCTGTTAGCTGAAAAACCAGCCGGAATTCCTATACATGAAACCAAAGATCCAAACCGAATGGATTTTACAAGGTTACTGGCAACAAAGCTGGGTGTTTCGGAACTTCGCACTGCCAACCGTTTGGATTTAGGTACGAGTGGGATAGTCCTCCTTGGAAAATCCAATGATAAAAATAAAGAAATCGATGACTTACTGAAAGATTCGGAAAAGGAATATATATTTTTATGCCATGGAATTCCTGAATGGAAAGAGAAACGGTTTGAATGTTTTATAAAAGATGGGAATAAGGAAGTAAAAATCGTGAGGAGTGGGGGAAAAAAAGCCATCACAGAATTTCGAATTCTTTCCACTCATACGAAAGAGAACATTTCTTTTGGAATGGCAAAAATTTTAACCGGCAGAAGGCACCAAATTCGTGTTATGCTCCGTGAATTGGGTTTTCCTGTTCTCGGTGATCCTGTGTATTCATTCAGTAGTGAAACAAAGAAAGAAAAACGAATGTATTTACATTCCTTTCGATTGTGCTTTACCGACTTTCAAGGGAAAAAACAGTGGGTGGAGGCGGAGATTCCAGAGGAGTTTTTGGCCAGAGTTAAGGAACCACTCTCCATCGATATATAG
- a CDS encoding DUF2797 domain-containing protein, with amino-acid sequence MPLVQGYVRKMSHTGISPVSYFWESATYNEADKKDLKVIESTSTSSVNTWIGKKITLATNDEIRCLHCGKKTKKSFSQGYCFTCFTTLAENDLCILRPETCHFHKGTCREPDWGKTNCFKKHTVYFANSSGLKVGITKENPVSNRWVDQGAKFGIPILEVESRRDAGILEHFLSQFLPDKTTWQKMVAGDPPDLDLVREANKFLNHLEKNEFFSPLESKSKLNWNRLDLSGGVTEIKYPIETYPTKIKSLKLTKDTAITDTLVGIKGQYLLFQSGVINIRSLSGLWIEVST; translated from the coding sequence ATGCCACTAGTCCAAGGTTATGTTCGAAAAATGTCTCACACAGGAATTTCGCCTGTTTCTTATTTTTGGGAATCAGCGACCTATAATGAGGCGGATAAAAAAGATCTAAAAGTTATAGAGTCCACTTCGACAAGCTCAGTGAACACTTGGATTGGAAAAAAAATCACACTAGCTACGAATGATGAGATCCGTTGTTTGCACTGTGGGAAAAAAACAAAAAAGTCATTTAGCCAAGGTTATTGTTTCACTTGTTTTACAACTTTGGCGGAAAACGATCTTTGTATTTTACGACCAGAAACCTGTCATTTTCACAAAGGAACTTGTAGGGAACCTGATTGGGGTAAAACCAATTGTTTTAAAAAACATACAGTATATTTTGCGAACTCCAGTGGATTAAAAGTAGGGATCACTAAAGAAAATCCTGTATCGAACCGTTGGGTGGACCAAGGGGCAAAATTTGGGATTCCGATTTTGGAAGTAGAATCTCGTAGGGATGCTGGAATTTTGGAACATTTTTTAAGTCAGTTTTTGCCAGACAAAACCACTTGGCAGAAAATGGTAGCAGGAGACCCACCTGACCTGGATTTGGTGCGTGAAGCAAACAAGTTCCTAAACCACCTAGAAAAAAATGAATTTTTTTCTCCCCTTGAAAGTAAATCCAAACTCAATTGGAACAGGTTGGATCTCAGTGGTGGAGTGACAGAAATTAAGTATCCCATTGAAACTTATCCTACTAAAATCAAATCACTCAAACTGACAAAAGACACTGCCATCACAGATACTCTAGTCGGAATCAAAGGCCAGTATCTTCTTTTCCAATCGGGGGTGATCAATATCCGTAGTCTTTCTGGTCTTTGGATTGAAGTATCTACCTAA
- a CDS encoding LIC_11883 family protein yields MKRSLILFLIFLVTFSNFATEKELKTIPKSKTAKVLKSVAYATIRSTLLISYVEGEEKESVYTSCSENFPSMPGDFPCNYLDYEGTTMEVAPSSGVNEGEATEGSDPEDVNPGGKVTIKQIKQKSPNLNGKVVLLGEGEDQLKLFYQPKGQISHYIFRKTLVIFKWDVSRSEPSLTGLLFVNVNRDFFPEEVKEYTF; encoded by the coding sequence ATGAAACGATCTTTAATATTATTTCTTATCTTTCTTGTTACATTCAGTAACTTTGCAACTGAGAAGGAATTAAAAACAATTCCTAAAAGTAAAACAGCCAAAGTATTAAAATCAGTGGCTTATGCGACCATTCGTTCTACTCTCCTTATCTCTTATGTGGAAGGAGAGGAAAAAGAATCTGTTTATACTTCTTGTTCTGAAAATTTTCCAAGTATGCCTGGGGACTTTCCTTGTAATTATTTGGATTATGAAGGCACAACCATGGAAGTGGCTCCGAGTTCTGGTGTGAATGAAGGGGAAGCCACCGAAGGATCAGATCCAGAAGATGTAAATCCTGGCGGAAAGGTAACCATCAAACAGATCAAACAAAAATCTCCGAACCTCAATGGAAAGGTTGTTTTACTTGGAGAAGGCGAAGACCAATTAAAACTATTTTATCAGCCGAAAGGTCAAATTTCCCATTATATCTTTCGCAAAACTCTCGTTATCTTTAAATGGGATGTCTCTCGCTCTGAACCGAGTCTAACAGGATTACTTTTTGTGAATGTGAATCGAGACTTTTTTCCTGAAGAAGTAAAGGAATATACTTTCTAA
- a CDS encoding exo-beta-N-acetylmuramidase NamZ family protein — MTNYFFRFSLCFLVLACQGNTVPQFRVHPLDSKMRISQDIFYEKVLPTMTGKKLMLATNPSGIGTNPKKIITSLEKHKITLEHLIGLEHGFLGLEEEFSQTPVTMDSTFNRPLYHIYRIKDSELRDLVREVDYVVFDVQDVGMRCYTYLSVLKRLMDAMKNTKTKLIVLDHIHVAMHLPPMGEKMNPRNLNFAGEFPSLLITGMTIGEASRFYNKEYLKDSVDVMVVPVEGYRRGMYFEDTGIPWTTPSPNLPMVDSARNYLSLVLLEGVNVSVGRGTQAPFVYFGAPWMTNAEEFASKLAALGNKSYYFSPVYFKPTFGPHKGKICSGLRMNLVRPDYDPIQLAYDLIKLMKETYPNDFKWSKGSTNHWVDQLWGNEHFRTSINEGKSFADFHKTYLAEEENERSKIAPYLIY, encoded by the coding sequence ATGACCAATTACTTTTTTAGGTTTTCTCTCTGCTTTCTAGTCCTTGCTTGCCAAGGGAACACAGTTCCCCAATTCCGCGTCCACCCACTTGATTCCAAGATGCGGATTTCGCAGGACATTTTTTATGAAAAAGTCCTCCCCACCATGACGGGAAAAAAATTGATGCTTGCGACAAACCCTTCGGGAATTGGAACGAATCCAAAAAAAATCATCACATCTTTAGAAAAACACAAAATCACACTCGAACATTTAATTGGGCTTGAACATGGGTTTCTTGGATTAGAGGAAGAGTTTAGCCAAACGCCTGTTACTATGGATTCCACCTTTAATCGTCCTTTGTATCATATTTATCGAATCAAAGATTCCGAATTACGAGATTTAGTTAGAGAAGTGGATTATGTTGTTTTTGATGTGCAAGATGTAGGAATGCGTTGTTATACATACCTCAGTGTATTAAAAAGACTGATGGATGCCATGAAGAATACAAAAACAAAACTCATTGTTTTAGATCATATTCATGTTGCCATGCACCTTCCGCCAATGGGTGAAAAAATGAATCCACGCAATTTGAATTTTGCCGGAGAATTTCCATCACTTCTCATCACAGGGATGACCATTGGTGAGGCATCCAGATTTTATAACAAAGAATATTTAAAAGACAGTGTGGATGTGATGGTGGTTCCTGTAGAAGGATATCGCCGAGGAATGTATTTTGAAGATACAGGAATCCCGTGGACCACTCCTTCACCAAACTTACCGATGGTGGACTCGGCTAGAAACTATCTTTCTTTGGTATTACTTGAGGGAGTGAATGTTTCTGTGGGACGAGGCACCCAAGCTCCGTTTGTGTATTTCGGGGCACCTTGGATGACAAACGCAGAGGAATTTGCATCAAAACTTGCTGCTCTAGGAAACAAATCCTATTATTTCTCTCCTGTATATTTTAAACCAACTTTTGGCCCACATAAAGGAAAAATTTGTTCTGGCCTTCGTATGAATTTGGTTCGTCCCGATTATGATCCTATTCAATTAGCTTATGATTTGATAAAACTCATGAAAGAAACCTATCCCAATGATTTTAAGTGGAGCAAAGGTTCTACCAACCATTGGGTAGACCAACTTTGGGGGAATGAACATTTTCGAACTTCCATTAATGAAGGAAAGTCTTTTGCCGACTTTCACAAAACATATTTGGCAGAAGAAGAAAATGAACGGAGTAAAATTGCTCCTTATTTGATCTATTGA
- a CDS encoding lipoprotein LipL46, translated as MFNRLRLAPLTGVLILTILACAGSNSAQKQPTLPDNVVTAMGEAPIYQGDLALARNKALKDAKLNAIRKLVGEQITEKSGVSDGQSLGSKLYGKTDSFVKKYDIISEEQWKLDTQDMIRLNVRCEVEATKLSTAVDALLDDVGNPRIAVLVQTVVNGKSYPIGSATNIAEAELIEKLRAKGNKVVDSSQLTALLKKNPSLAKLDLTSVEEGSPLLTLAQDSGAEVLIIAKVTTTDQKPVVLPGGKKTDFLSSAATGPYRIIQLWGDGKIFGSGSLEGRGADITQEVSREQAVKDWANLVSGKVGKQIKDEWFKLTEQNTVILKFKGLGLEDAINFKNDLMEYTSVKQINDRKTEMNGSEWELTYPGKESMFAEELMYKKDSSFRFLSSKTLSINSSKRGVVEAEFRGK; from the coding sequence ATGTTCAACCGACTTCGTTTGGCTCCCTTAACCGGAGTTCTCATCCTAACCATTTTGGCATGTGCCGGATCCAATTCAGCCCAGAAACAACCTACGCTGCCAGATAATGTGGTCACAGCTATGGGAGAGGCACCTATCTACCAAGGAGACTTGGCTCTCGCACGAAACAAAGCCTTGAAAGACGCCAAACTCAATGCCATTCGCAAACTCGTCGGAGAACAAATCACAGAAAAATCGGGAGTCTCTGATGGCCAATCTCTTGGCTCCAAACTCTACGGAAAAACAGATAGTTTCGTAAAAAAATACGACATCATCAGCGAAGAACAATGGAAATTGGATACCCAAGACATGATCCGTTTGAATGTTCGCTGTGAAGTGGAAGCAACCAAACTTTCCACGGCAGTAGATGCCCTCCTGGATGATGTAGGAAATCCAAGAATTGCAGTGCTTGTCCAAACAGTCGTAAACGGAAAATCCTATCCGATTGGATCGGCAACAAACATTGCAGAAGCAGAACTCATTGAAAAACTCCGAGCCAAAGGAAACAAGGTTGTGGATAGTTCCCAACTCACCGCTCTACTCAAAAAAAATCCAAGCCTTGCCAAACTGGATCTGACATCTGTGGAAGAAGGAAGTCCCTTACTCACACTCGCACAAGATTCCGGGGCAGAAGTTTTGATCATTGCCAAGGTGACAACAACAGACCAAAAACCAGTGGTTTTGCCTGGTGGGAAAAAAACCGATTTCCTCAGTTCAGCAGCAACAGGACCTTATCGTATCATTCAACTTTGGGGTGATGGAAAAATATTTGGATCGGGAAGTTTAGAAGGACGTGGGGCAGATATCACCCAAGAAGTTTCCAGAGAACAAGCTGTCAAAGATTGGGCAAATCTTGTCTCAGGCAAAGTGGGAAAACAAATCAAAGACGAGTGGTTCAAACTCACCGAACAAAACACTGTCATCTTAAAATTCAAAGGACTTGGATTGGAAGATGCCATCAATTTCAAAAACGATTTGATGGAATACACTTCGGTCAAACAAATCAATGATCGTAAAACAGAAATGAACGGATCGGAATGGGAGCTGACTTATCCTGGAAAAGAATCTATGTTTGCAGAAGAATTGATGTATAAAAAAGATTCAAGTTTCCGTTTCTTAAGTAGCAAAACTTTGAGTATCAATAGCTCCAAACGTGGTGTTGTGGAAGCTGAGTTTAGAGGGAAATAG
- a CDS encoding response regulator — MNQGITKRKLLYVDDEILNLYLFRDYFKNDFDVIVAKSGEEAIEELMENPDVQYVISDMRMPEMTGLEFITKAKSIHPKITYCILTGYDLTPEIQTAIIEKKVARYFSKPFDPTEIGLFLSAGNGQ, encoded by the coding sequence ATGAACCAAGGGATCACTAAACGTAAGTTACTTTATGTTGATGACGAAATTTTGAATTTATATTTATTTCGCGACTATTTCAAAAATGATTTTGATGTGATCGTTGCTAAATCTGGAGAAGAAGCCATTGAGGAATTAATGGAAAACCCGGATGTGCAGTATGTGATCAGTGATATGCGGATGCCAGAGATGACTGGACTTGAGTTCATTACGAAAGCAAAATCAATTCACCCTAAGATTACCTATTGTATTTTAACGGGTTATGATCTAACACCAGAAATCCAAACAGCAATCATTGAAAAAAAAGTGGCACGTTATTTTTCAAAACCATTTGATCCTACAGAGATTGGTTTATTTCTCTCTGCAGGAAATGGTCAATGA
- a CDS encoding ATP-binding protein: MIQGELLSDIIEAVSNTYGNEFLNRLTLKLASTIKADYTFIAIIDKEKYESQTISLVVKGAIAENISYSLKDTPCADVFDDSVCYYPSEVQKYFPDDQLLMEMKIEGYIGTPLINSKKEVMGLIVGLYETKIENKEDILTLFQIFSGRIAAELERSDYELRLEKYNHELESLVDARTHELKQTLEELKERQNQLIESEKMASLGLLSAGIAHEINNPLNFILGGYFGVREILEGSNLVSEKTELYLEAIKEGVDRTSKIVKGLNQFTRSGDSFEEHFDLHDILENCLTVLVHSLRDRILVVKDYYPHPLIVKGNSGKIHQVFLNILTNAIQAMDGDSGILGLKSKVSSGFDVIEISDTGGGIPEEFQNQIRNPFFTTKDPGKGIGLGLPIAYKIIEDHKGFIEMESVWGKGSIFRIKLPLQ; the protein is encoded by the coding sequence ATGATCCAAGGGGAACTTTTATCCGATATCATTGAAGCTGTTTCCAATACCTATGGAAATGAGTTTTTAAACCGGCTCACTCTTAAGTTAGCTTCGACTATCAAGGCAGACTATACATTCATCGCCATTATTGATAAAGAAAAATATGAATCCCAAACGATCTCCCTAGTAGTGAAAGGAGCGATTGCAGAAAATATTTCTTACTCACTGAAAGACACACCTTGTGCAGATGTCTTCGATGATAGTGTATGTTATTATCCGAGTGAAGTTCAAAAATATTTTCCCGATGACCAGTTACTAATGGAAATGAAAATTGAGGGATACATTGGAACACCCCTCATCAATTCTAAAAAAGAAGTGATGGGGCTAATCGTTGGCCTTTATGAAACTAAAATCGAAAACAAAGAAGATATCCTGACTTTGTTCCAAATTTTTTCGGGTAGGATTGCTGCTGAACTCGAAAGATCTGATTACGAATTACGACTGGAAAAATACAATCACGAGTTGGAATCTCTTGTCGATGCACGGACTCACGAATTAAAACAAACCTTAGAGGAACTGAAGGAACGACAAAACCAACTGATAGAATCAGAAAAAATGGCAAGCCTTGGTCTTTTGTCTGCAGGCATTGCTCATGAAATCAATAATCCATTAAACTTCATCTTAGGCGGTTATTTTGGGGTTCGGGAGATTTTAGAAGGTTCTAATTTAGTTTCTGAAAAAACGGAACTCTATTTAGAGGCCATCAAAGAAGGGGTGGATCGAACTTCTAAAATTGTCAAAGGCCTCAATCAATTCACTCGCAGCGGTGATTCTTTTGAGGAACATTTTGACCTGCATGATATTTTGGAAAATTGTTTAACGGTTCTAGTGCATTCCCTCCGGGATCGAATTTTGGTGGTGAAGGATTATTACCCCCACCCACTAATTGTGAAAGGAAACTCTGGTAAAATCCACCAAGTATTTTTAAACATACTGACCAACGCCATCCAAGCTATGGATGGGGACTCAGGAATTTTGGGTTTAAAGAGTAAGGTAAGTTCCGGATTTGATGTGATTGAAATTTCGGATACAGGTGGTGGTATCCCAGAGGAATTCCAAAACCAAATTCGAAATCCTTTTTTTACCACGAAGGATCCTGGAAAAGGTATTGGTCTTGGACTTCCCATTGCTTATAAAATTATAGAAGATCATAAAGGTTTCATCGAAATGGAATCCGTATGGGGGAAAGGAAGTATTTTTCGAATCAAACTTCCCTTACAATAA
- a CDS encoding rhodanese-like domain-containing protein, producing MKQFLLILLVLVTIPLVSESSKKKKKVKTKPTPIENKLIDYSEFKRIVNRSEGERETHRLTEGQFLKLMSEEGVVLLDARSENRFRLLHIKGAKNLPFTEFTKESLADLIPEKKSKILIYCNNNFEGNQEAFAAKSPAASLNLSTYNSLKAYGYESIFELGPLLDVNTTVLPLVTEKPDKVETP from the coding sequence ATGAAACAGTTTCTACTCATTCTACTGGTTCTTGTCACAATTCCCCTCGTTTCGGAATCTTCTAAAAAAAAGAAGAAAGTCAAAACGAAACCAACCCCGATTGAAAATAAACTCATCGATTATAGTGAATTTAAAAGGATCGTAAATCGGTCTGAAGGAGAAAGAGAAACACATCGCCTAACAGAGGGTCAGTTTTTAAAATTGATGTCTGAGGAAGGAGTGGTTCTTCTGGACGCGCGGAGTGAAAATCGGTTTCGACTTTTACATATCAAAGGCGCCAAAAATCTTCCTTTTACCGAATTTACTAAAGAATCGTTAGCAGACCTAATCCCAGAGAAAAAATCAAAAATTCTAATTTACTGTAACAATAACTTCGAAGGAAACCAAGAAGCCTTTGCTGCCAAAAGTCCCGCGGCGTCACTCAATCTTTCCACATACAACTCACTGAAAGCCTATGGATATGAATCTATCTTTGAACTTGGCCCACTTCTGGATGTAAACACAACTGTCCTTCCTTTGGTAACAGAAAAACCGGATAAGGTGGAAACTCCTTAA
- a CDS encoding peptidylprolyl isomerase, giving the protein MSTLRAIIKTNKGDIRIDLFPDKTPNTVANFVNLAQRNFYNGLKFHRVIADFMIQGGCPQGTGTGGPGYKFRDEFDSSLKHNKPGILSMANAGPGTNGSQFFITHVPTPWLDGKHSVFGAVVDDTDQKVVNAISQGDIMESVTIEGDVTSVLEVAKPFLDDWNQILDSKK; this is encoded by the coding sequence ATGAGCACTTTGAGAGCAATTATCAAAACAAACAAAGGCGACATTCGCATCGATTTGTTTCCAGACAAAACACCCAATACCGTAGCTAACTTCGTAAACCTCGCACAAAGGAATTTTTACAATGGACTTAAGTTCCACCGAGTCATTGCAGATTTTATGATCCAAGGGGGTTGCCCACAAGGAACAGGAACTGGTGGTCCGGGATATAAATTTCGAGATGAATTTGATTCCAGTTTGAAACACAACAAACCAGGGATTCTTTCCATGGCCAATGCAGGTCCAGGAACTAACGGTAGTCAATTTTTTATTACCCATGTCCCAACTCCATGGCTCGACGGAAAACATTCTGTATTTGGTGCCGTTGTGGACGACACAGACCAAAAAGTAGTCAATGCCATCAGCCAAGGGGATATTATGGAATCGGTTACCATCGAAGGTGATGTAACTTCGGTTCTAGAAGTGGCAAAACCGTTTTTGGATGATTGGAACCAAATTCTAGATTCTAAAAAATAA